In Synechocystis sp. PCC 6714, the following are encoded in one genomic region:
- the larC gene encoding nickel pincer cofactor biosynthesis protein LarC, whose product MGLIAYFDCPTGISGDMCLGALVSAGVPLEYLMEKLAPLGLAHEYRLTAEMVQKQGQAATKVEVQLLNDHHSHGPGHHGMRHLPEIEQLIEQANLPTRARQWSLAIFRQLAIAEGEVHGIGPEQVHFHEVGATDAIVDIVGTCLGLDYLDIGQCYWSALPTGSGTVRAAHGDLPIPVPAVLKLWQSRQVPVYDNGLTGELVTPTGAAIAVTLATQFGPKPPFKLQKIGLGAGSKDFPLANILRLWIGTEITAHNQSPSPEVPFGQLETITVLETQLDDLQPQAVGYLLENLLNQGAIDVFTQAIAMKKSRPGILLTVLCTPEKQNHCLNLLFRETTSLGIRVRQQERYALEREWQTVIIADGSVRIKLAYGYRAGKKIILNAHPEFADCAALAKATGQPWQLIHQQAIGAWSTLSKEKGKP is encoded by the coding sequence ATGGGGTTGATTGCTTATTTTGACTGTCCCACGGGGATTTCCGGCGATATGTGCCTGGGGGCGTTGGTTTCGGCTGGGGTTCCCCTAGAATACCTGATGGAGAAACTTGCCCCATTGGGTTTGGCCCATGAATATCGTTTGACGGCAGAGATGGTACAAAAACAGGGTCAGGCGGCCACGAAGGTGGAAGTACAGCTCCTGAATGACCACCACTCCCACGGCCCTGGTCACCATGGGATGCGTCATCTACCAGAAATAGAACAGTTAATTGAACAGGCCAATTTACCAACCCGGGCCCGTCAGTGGAGCTTAGCTATTTTCCGTCAATTGGCGATCGCCGAAGGGGAAGTCCACGGCATTGGGCCGGAGCAAGTCCATTTCCATGAAGTAGGGGCCACCGATGCCATTGTGGATATTGTCGGTACCTGTTTAGGGCTAGATTACCTCGACATTGGGCAATGTTATTGGTCTGCCCTACCCACGGGGAGCGGCACAGTGCGGGCGGCCCACGGTGATTTACCTATACCGGTCCCGGCGGTGTTAAAACTCTGGCAAAGCCGTCAGGTACCGGTTTATGACAATGGGTTAACGGGGGAATTGGTCACCCCCACCGGAGCGGCGATCGCCGTTACCCTCGCGACCCAATTTGGCCCCAAACCCCCATTTAAGTTGCAAAAAATAGGACTGGGGGCAGGCAGTAAAGATTTCCCTTTGGCTAATATTCTCCGGCTTTGGATCGGAACAGAAATTACGGCTCACAATCAATCCCCATCTCCAGAAGTTCCCTTTGGTCAGCTGGAAACCATCACCGTTCTGGAAACCCAATTAGATGATCTCCAACCCCAAGCGGTGGGCTATTTATTGGAAAATTTACTCAACCAGGGGGCGATCGATGTATTCACCCAGGCGATCGCCATGAAAAAGTCCCGTCCCGGCATTTTGCTGACTGTACTCTGCACACCGGAAAAGCAAAACCATTGTCTCAATTTGCTCTTTCGGGAAACCACTAGCTTGGGCATTCGGGTGCGTCAACAAGAGCGTTACGCCCTGGAGCGGGAATGGCAAACGGTTATCATTGCCGATGGTTCTGTCCGGATTAAATTAGCCTACGGTTATCGAGCTGGCAAAAAAATTATTCTCAATGCCCACCCTGAATTTGCTGACTGTGCTGCCCTGGCCAAAGCCACCGGCCAACCCTGGCAATTAATCCACCAGCAGGCGATCGGTGCTTGGTCAACCCTGAGTAAAGAAAAGGGAAAACCGTGA
- the kdpA gene encoding potassium-transporting ATPase subunit KdpA — protein MWQGYLQILLTLAIVVAITPWLGNYMAEVFLGNKTFLSPWLNPVENALYSWIQIRPQQTMTGWQYIAAILYSNLVMGIGVLAILLLQNHLPFNGTELTAPSWDLALHTTISFLTNTDQQHYSGEITLSYASQVFAIGFLMFTSAGTGLSVGIAFIRGLTGRNLGNFYQDLILSITRILLPLAIPGALLLLLSGVPETWSNPVSLTTLEGNNQVIALGPVAHYEIIKQLGENGGGFFGTNSAHPFENPNGFSNLLQTIAMLSVPTALIYTYGIFAKNKRQAWLIFGMVLAIFLGLISVTAIAEFQGNHQVNLLLDGIEPNLEGKEVRFGWSQTALFIIATTATMCGAVNGLLDSFMPAGGFSTLFNLFLQVIWGGQGTGTAYLFVYLILAVFITGLMVGRTPEFLGRKIEKSEIVLASIILLIHPIAVLIPAAIALAFPSQLAGISNSGFHGISQVVYEYASASANNGSGLEGLDDNTLWWNLSTCFSLVLGRYIPIVALLLLADRLSQKQPVPLTAGTLRTDTILFTSVTAGIILILGALTFFPVLVLGPIAEAFTLQ, from the coding sequence ATGTGGCAAGGCTATCTACAAATTTTGCTGACCTTAGCAATTGTCGTTGCAATTACCCCTTGGTTGGGTAATTATATGGCGGAGGTGTTTTTAGGCAATAAAACTTTTCTGAGTCCCTGGCTGAATCCAGTGGAAAATGCCTTATATAGTTGGATTCAAATTCGCCCTCAGCAGACAATGACTGGATGGCAATATATTGCCGCGATTCTTTACAGTAATTTGGTGATGGGTATTGGAGTTCTAGCCATTCTCCTGTTACAAAACCATTTGCCTTTCAATGGCACAGAATTGACGGCACCGAGTTGGGATCTAGCCCTACATACTACTATTTCTTTTTTAACCAATACGGACCAGCAACATTACTCAGGGGAAATAACCTTAAGTTATGCTAGCCAAGTTTTTGCCATTGGCTTTTTAATGTTTACTTCAGCGGGCACAGGATTAAGTGTTGGCATTGCCTTTATTCGCGGCTTAACAGGTAGAAATTTGGGCAACTTTTACCAAGATTTAATTTTATCCATTACTCGGATTTTATTACCTCTGGCAATTCCAGGAGCATTACTTTTACTATTATCGGGAGTGCCCGAGACCTGGTCAAACCCAGTAAGTCTAACAACCCTGGAAGGCAATAATCAGGTCATCGCCCTGGGACCCGTTGCCCACTATGAAATTATTAAACAATTAGGTGAAAATGGTGGAGGCTTTTTCGGTACTAATTCAGCCCATCCTTTTGAAAATCCCAATGGTTTTTCTAACTTATTACAAACTATTGCGATGCTGAGTGTTCCCACCGCTCTAATTTATACCTACGGTATTTTTGCTAAAAATAAACGCCAAGCTTGGTTAATCTTTGGTATGGTGTTGGCCATTTTTTTAGGGTTAATTAGTGTGACGGCGATCGCCGAGTTTCAGGGCAATCATCAAGTCAATCTACTGCTAGACGGTATTGAACCAAATTTAGAAGGCAAAGAAGTCCGATTTGGGTGGTCACAAACCGCACTGTTTATCATTGCAACCACAGCAACTATGTGTGGCGCTGTTAATGGCCTGTTAGATTCTTTCATGCCTGCGGGGGGATTTAGCACATTATTCAATTTGTTTTTACAGGTAATCTGGGGAGGGCAAGGGACAGGCACAGCCTATTTATTTGTTTACTTGATTTTAGCTGTTTTTATCACAGGATTAATGGTGGGCAGAACCCCGGAATTTTTGGGGCGCAAAATTGAAAAGTCGGAAATTGTCCTAGCAAGTATTATCCTGCTAATTCACCCCATTGCCGTTTTAATTCCTGCGGCGATCGCCCTAGCATTTCCCAGCCAATTGGCGGGCATCAGTAACTCAGGTTTCCATGGTATTTCCCAAGTAGTGTATGAATACGCATCAGCTTCTGCCAACAATGGTTCGGGTCTAGAAGGTTTAGATGACAATACCCTCTGGTGGAATCTAAGCACTTGTTTTAGCCTGGTTCTAGGCCGATATATTCCCATTGTTGCCCTATTGCTTTTAGCTGATAGGTTATCGCAAAAACAACCTGTTCCTCTGACAGCGGGAACCCTACGGACTGACACCATTTTATTTACTAGCGTTACCGCAGGGATAATTTTAATTCTAGGAGCATTAACTTTTTTTCCTGTGTTGGTTTTGGGTCCCATTGCCGAAGCTTTTACCCTGCAATGA
- a CDS encoding alpha-E domain-containing protein produces the protein MLSRVADSVYWLNRYIERAENIARFVDVNLYLMLDLPYGAQQQWEPLVMTTGDLGFFKQHYGEVTKANVIQFLTFDQHYSNSILSCLNMARENARSIREIISSEMWEEINRFYLMVKEAGDRPPANIADFFARVKLSSHRFAGIMDATMTHNEAWHFGQMGRLQERADKTARILDVKYYYLLPSVEWVGTPLDQVEWIALLKSASAYEMYRKSQRRITPANVASFLILHQKFPRSIHFCLLQVQRSLHEVTGTPLGSWRNDAERALGRICGEMGYITIEDVINQGLHEFLEEIQAKVNEVGVKMAQTFFVNEPVLSPVPIQSQTQQQSLTSF, from the coding sequence ATGCTAAGCCGTGTTGCTGACTCCGTTTACTGGTTGAATCGCTACATTGAACGAGCAGAAAATATTGCCCGCTTTGTGGACGTTAACCTTTACCTAATGTTGGATTTGCCCTACGGAGCCCAACAGCAATGGGAGCCCTTGGTCATGACTACCGGGGATTTAGGTTTTTTTAAACAACACTACGGCGAAGTTACCAAGGCTAATGTGATCCAATTTCTGACCTTTGACCAGCACTATTCCAACTCGATCCTTTCTTGTTTGAACATGGCTCGGGAAAATGCCCGCTCTATCCGGGAAATTATTTCTTCGGAGATGTGGGAAGAAATTAATCGTTTTTACCTGATGGTCAAGGAAGCAGGCGATCGCCCGCCGGCCAACATTGCCGACTTTTTTGCCAGGGTAAAACTATCCAGTCACCGCTTTGCGGGTATTATGGACGCCACCATGACCCACAACGAAGCCTGGCACTTCGGCCAGATGGGGCGTTTACAGGAAAGGGCTGACAAGACTGCCAGGATTTTGGACGTGAAATACTATTACCTTCTGCCTTCGGTGGAATGGGTGGGCACTCCCCTAGACCAGGTGGAATGGATAGCTTTACTCAAATCCGCCAGTGCCTACGAGATGTATCGCAAAAGCCAGCGGCGCATCACCCCAGCTAATGTGGCTAGTTTTTTGATTTTGCACCAAAAATTTCCCCGCTCGATCCATTTCTGCTTGCTCCAAGTACAGCGGTCACTGCACGAGGTAACCGGCACCCCCCTTGGCTCCTGGCGTAATGATGCGGAACGGGCTCTGGGGAGAATTTGTGGCGAAATGGGCTACATCACCATTGAAGATGTGATCAACCAAGGCTTACATGAATTCCTCGAGGAAATCCAAGCCAAGGTGAACGAAGTGGGGGTGAAAATGGCTCAAACGTTTTTTGTTAACGAGCCGGTGCTGTCCCCGGTGCCGATACAAAGTCAGACTCAACAACAATCTTTAACTAGTTTTTGA
- a CDS encoding L-threonylcarbamoyladenylate synthase has product MATLYNLHPETPQQRTVEMICKDLRQGAIMLYPTDTVYAIGCDLNDKNAVQRVRQLKQLSNNKPLTFLCSSLSNIAEYAVVADNAYRLMRRLIPGPYTFLLPATKQVPKLVVEPKRKTTGIRVPDRPICQEILQNLGNPIISTSAHLPDQDEFVMAEKAKLFDLFDKLVDIIIDDDQEPGYQTSSIIDLTDKEPKLVREGLGWEALQELL; this is encoded by the coding sequence ATGGCCACCTTATACAATCTCCATCCCGAAACCCCCCAACAACGCACTGTGGAAATGATTTGCAAAGATCTCCGTCAGGGGGCAATTATGCTCTACCCTACCGATACGGTATATGCCATCGGCTGTGACCTGAATGACAAGAATGCCGTTCAGCGGGTTAGGCAACTGAAGCAACTCTCCAATAATAAACCGTTAACGTTTCTCTGTTCGTCCCTGTCTAACATTGCCGAATACGCAGTGGTGGCGGACAATGCCTATCGTTTGATGCGCCGTCTGATCCCTGGACCCTACACTTTTCTTTTGCCAGCCACTAAGCAAGTGCCTAAGTTGGTGGTAGAGCCAAAACGAAAAACCACTGGCATCCGGGTACCCGATCGCCCCATTTGCCAAGAAATTCTGCAGAATTTGGGCAATCCGATTATTTCTACCTCGGCCCACCTACCAGATCAAGACGAGTTTGTCATGGCGGAAAAGGCAAAGTTATTTGACCTATTCGACAAGTTAGTGGACATCATCATTGACGACGATCAGGAACCGGGCTATCAAACTTCGAGCATCATCGACCTTACCGACAAGGAACCGAAGCTGGTGCGGGAAGGTTTGGGTTGGGAAGCCCTGCAGGAATTGCTCTAG
- a CDS encoding DUF429 domain-containing protein, whose translation MALGKFFGKYFPVLNLMKFIGIDLGWRSGESGLCRLQLESTPTGDRLGIEDITCRLSLEDIFAWLDGGVKVTDGAMVAVDAPTIIPNASGTRLPDRLTHKYFGKYHAGCYPANLARPFATRTITVGNLLEERGFLHAPDIESQRQGRYQIEVFPHPAMVKLFQLERIIKYKKGNLAQKKRGLRELQSHITEVLPQLTPALELTLPPGIELWRSPEELNGKQLKHLEDQLDSLICAYIGAHWWYWGRERNWVLGDQASGYIVVPTLSADQPPPAI comes from the coding sequence GTGGCCCTTGGCAAGTTTTTTGGCAAATATTTTCCGGTGCTCAATTTGATGAAATTTATTGGTATTGATCTAGGTTGGCGTTCCGGAGAAAGTGGACTATGCCGATTGCAACTAGAATCAACCCCCACCGGTGATCGTCTAGGGATTGAAGACATCACCTGTCGTTTGAGCTTGGAAGATATTTTTGCTTGGCTGGATGGCGGCGTAAAGGTAACGGATGGGGCCATGGTGGCGGTGGATGCCCCCACTATTATTCCCAATGCCAGCGGAACCCGTTTGCCCGATCGCCTGACCCATAAATATTTTGGTAAGTACCATGCGGGGTGCTATCCGGCCAATTTAGCTCGACCCTTTGCGACAAGAACCATTACGGTGGGCAATCTATTGGAAGAACGGGGTTTTCTCCATGCCCCGGACATTGAATCCCAACGGCAAGGACGCTACCAAATCGAAGTTTTTCCCCATCCCGCCATGGTTAAGCTTTTTCAGCTCGAGCGCATTATTAAATACAAAAAGGGCAACCTAGCCCAGAAAAAAAGAGGTTTACGGGAGCTACAATCCCATATCACCGAAGTCTTGCCCCAGCTAACACCGGCCCTGGAACTTACCCTTCCCCCTGGAATAGAACTCTGGCGATCGCCGGAAGAGTTGAACGGCAAACAATTGAAACATTTGGAAGATCAGCTAGATAGCCTAATCTGTGCGTACATCGGCGCCCATTGGTGGTACTGGGGGCGGGAGCGCAACTGGGTGTTGGGGGACCAAGCCAGTGGATACATTGTGGTGCCAACTTTGAGTGCCGACCAACCCCCACCGGCCATCTAG
- the ctpB gene encoding carboxyl-terminal processing protease CtpB — protein MSAPLLRLRPFVATLIFTLGLGITLKPALSAPNLISPETPPLANPGENDTSFSSNVTPLENSPKAVVDEVWQLVNQQFVDKDFNHSNWLSKRQELLGRNYKDRADAYRQIGRLLKDLNDPYTRFLSPEEFAILSSQTAGEASGVGIRVLVDKRSSDLVVVDVMRGTPALKAGIRPGDRIVRINGQPAALMTLEQATEAIQGEIGTELSLQLSRPQSGVFSVTLKRENIEIDSVTYNVKEEGELRVGYIRLDEFSSHSAEQMEKAITELNKNRISGYVLDLRGNPGGLLLSSIDIARLWLNRGEIVSTIDRRGGDRHFSANGRNLTDLPLVVLVNERSASASEILAGALKEQGRATVVGTATYGKGTVQSVNTLSDGSGLAVTIARYYPPSGTDINRKGISPDIHLDISNDTKLQFRNDPELMATDVDLQYQRAVSVLRQHQRTLGLPPVKDLGIGLLEPAQL, from the coding sequence ATGAGTGCCCCTTTGCTTCGCCTTCGCCCCTTTGTTGCCACCCTCATATTTACCCTGGGCTTGGGAATTACCCTGAAGCCTGCTCTCAGTGCGCCCAACCTCATCAGCCCTGAAACTCCGCCATTGGCAAACCCTGGGGAAAACGACACAAGCTTTTCCAGTAATGTCACCCCGTTGGAAAATAGCCCCAAAGCGGTGGTGGACGAAGTGTGGCAATTGGTTAATCAGCAATTTGTCGACAAAGACTTTAACCATTCCAACTGGTTATCTAAGCGTCAGGAACTATTGGGACGCAACTACAAAGACCGGGCCGACGCCTACCGCCAAATTGGGCGCCTACTCAAGGACTTGAATGATCCCTACACCCGTTTTCTCTCGCCGGAGGAATTTGCCATCCTCAGTAGCCAAACAGCAGGGGAAGCATCGGGGGTGGGTATCCGGGTGTTGGTGGACAAACGCAGTAGTGACCTAGTAGTGGTGGACGTCATGCGGGGTACCCCTGCCTTGAAAGCAGGTATTCGGCCTGGCGATCGCATTGTACGGATCAATGGCCAACCCGCCGCCTTAATGACCTTAGAGCAGGCCACCGAAGCTATTCAGGGGGAAATTGGCACCGAGCTAAGCCTGCAACTTTCCCGCCCCCAGAGCGGTGTTTTCAGCGTCACCCTCAAACGGGAAAACATTGAAATTGATTCCGTCACCTATAACGTCAAAGAAGAAGGGGAATTGCGGGTAGGCTACATTCGCCTAGATGAATTTAGCTCCCATTCCGCTGAACAGATGGAAAAGGCCATTACGGAACTCAATAAAAATCGCATTAGTGGTTATGTATTGGATTTGCGGGGCAATCCAGGGGGACTTTTACTTTCCAGCATTGACATTGCCCGACTCTGGCTCAACCGGGGCGAAATTGTTAGTACTATCGACCGAAGGGGTGGCGATCGCCATTTTTCCGCCAACGGCAGGAACTTAACGGACTTACCATTAGTGGTGTTGGTCAATGAACGGTCCGCTAGCGCCAGCGAAATTTTAGCCGGAGCATTAAAGGAACAGGGAAGGGCCACGGTGGTGGGCACAGCCACCTATGGTAAAGGTACGGTGCAATCTGTCAACACCCTATCCGATGGTTCTGGTTTAGCCGTTACCATTGCCCGTTATTATCCCCCCAGCGGTACAGACATCAATCGCAAAGGCATCAGTCCCGACATTCATTTGGACATTTCCAACGACACCAAGCTCCAGTTCCGCAACGACCCGGAGCTCATGGCCACTGATGTCGATCTCCAGTATCAACGGGCCGTTAGTGTTTTACGTCAACACCAGCGCACGTTGGGTTTGCCGCCGGTCAAAGACCTGGGCATTGGTCTGCTGGAGCCAGCCCAGCTTTAA